Below is a window of Fibrobacter sp. UWB11 DNA.
CATTTGCATTATCGACTTGAGCATCACCAAACACATGTGGATGCCTGCGTACCATTTTTTCACAAAGGCCTTGAATTACATCGTCAATGGAAAAATCGCCTTGTTCCTTACAGACCTGCGAATGGAAAATGACTTGGAAAAGCACATCGCCAAGTTCTTCGCACATGTGTTCCTTGTCGCCCTCTTGAGCGGCATCGATAAACTCACAACTTTCTTCAACCAAATACGGCAACAGCGAATGTGTATCCTGCTTGCGGTCCCATGGGCAACCATTCTCCGAACGGAGACGTGCCATAATATCAACCAAATCGTTAAACGAGTATTTCATGCTATAAAAGATAGAAAGTATAACGGGCCCTTGTTTTTGCTCCATAAATTCAGTAAATTAGTTACACCATTATTTATACCGTTAATTTTATCGTTTCCTATATCGTTACGTTTATCAAATTACCATGGCGCCTTGCGCTTGAAAAAAATATGGAAACGAATCTTTTATACAACGAACCTTACCGCGAACTTTTCCGCGACAATTATCCGCTCCTTCTCGGTGCATCCAAGTTCTGCCCCAAACGGCTTTTTTGCAAAGGTACACTCCCCTCCGCTGATAAAATTGGAATCGCGATGGTCGGCACCCGCCGCCCAACAGCCTCCGCCGAAGAACTCTGCAGGCGGCTAGTCGCATCGCTTAAAGGTACAAATGCTATTGTCATTTCTGGGCTAGCCCAAGGTATTGACTGCTATTGCCACAAAGCAGCACTAGAAGCCGGGATTCCAACGATAGCCGTCCTCGCGCAAGGGCTAGATGCAAAAATCGACGGAGAACGCGCAACTATCGCAGAGCGCATTTTGCAAGCTGGAGGCGCACTTCTGAGCGAATATGAAAGCGACACTCCCGCCTACAAGGGGAACTTCATCGCACGGAACCGCATCATCAGCGGGCTTAGCCAAGCAACGCTCGTCGTCCAAAGCCGCCAAAAGGGAGGCGCCCTTCTCACCGCGCAATTCTGCCTAGACGAAGATAAGCCGCTCCTCGCCATCCCCGGGAATTTCGACTGTGACCTCTATAGCGGCACCAACGCACTCCTCGACAGCGGACGCGCAAAACCCGTATTCATTCCTGAAAGTTTGCGTTCTGTAGCAGGGGTTCCATTCCTCGAAGGAGCGAAGATTGAGCAGCTTACGACATGCGGAGTGCAACTATCGAGCGCGGCACAGAAAGTTTTCGACCGTTTTAACGGGTTCCGCAAAACATTTTCGGAACTTCAAGAAGATTTTGACTTTAAGGCACCGGAACTTTTAGCTATATTGACGGAGCTAGAAATATCTGGTCTAGTCACATCAAAGGACAACTTCCAATTCTATTTTAACGGAGCATAATTAGTTGCACATACGACTTATTATTGGAATTGCCACCTCGATTACCTTCGCGTTCCTGGTGTTCCACTTGCTGTTCGGCAAGAACAGCATCCCAGAGCAGCGTAGAATCGCGAAAGAAATCAAGCTCTACCAGATGCAGATTGACTCGCTCGCCAAAGTTATCGAAGAACGCGACGAGCTCATCCAAAAATTAAAGACCGATTCCCTCTACAAAGAAGAAATTCTACGTACCCGCTACGGCATGAGCCGTGAAAACGAGAAAGTATTTCAGCTGGTTAAGTAGTTGGTAGAACTTAGACAGCTTCGCTCTTAGAACTTAGATAGATTGCCGCGCTTCGCTCGCAATGACGTTTTTCACAATTCTAAGCTCTAAACCTACGCCATTTTGCTCGCGTCACTACGGACTGATTCGACCTTCCCTGCAAAGAAGCTATAGGCCGCAGGCACAATAAAGAGCGTCATGAACGTTGCAAACGTAAGACCGCCTACAATAGCAACACCCATTGCAATGCGGCTCGGGGTGCCGGTCAAGATGAGCGGCACCGCGCCCAATACCGTCGAAAGGCTCGTCATGAGGATTGGGCGGAAGCGGCGTTCCGCCGCCATCCGAGCCGCCTCGAGCTTGCTGCATCCGGTATTTTCTGCAATCTGGTTTGCAAACTCTACAATCAAGATTCCATTCTTCGTCACAAGGGCAATCAACAAAATCAAAGCGATTTCGCTAAAGATGTTGAGCGTCTGGCCTGTGACAAACAAGCTCACCAAAGCACCCGAAAGCGCAAGCGGCACCGTAAAGAAAATCACGAACGGAGCACGGAAACTTTCGAACTGCCCGGCAAGCACCAAGAACACAAGCGCAAGCGCAAGCATGAACACCACATACAAGCCCGAAGAGCTTTCTTCAAATTCCTTCGACGATCCCGAAAGCGTAGTGCTCACACTCGGGTAATCCTTCAACAACTTCTTTGCAATGCGGCGCATTTCTTCGACGCCATCGCCAATCGTCTTGCCCGGCACAAGGCCAGCCTGGATTGTAGCAGCGCTAAAGCGGTTATAACGCGGGAGTGACGGAGATGCGGACTGTTCCTTATACGTGATAAAGTTGTCCAAGCTCACCAGCTCACCCTTGCCGTTCTTGACCGTGAGCATCGAAAGATTTTCTGGCGTATCGCGGTACTGATAACCGACTGCGCCAATAATATCGTACTGACGGCCGTCCTTATAGTAATCGCCATAGGTCTGATCGCTAATAGCAAGCTGTACGGCCTGCGCAATGTCATTCACGGACACGCCTTCTTCGTTTGCCTTGTCGCGCAAAATCTCGATATGGAGTTCCGGCTTCGTGAAGCGCAAGTTGCTGTTCACCACACTAAACACAGGGCTCTTGCTTGCCGCTTCTTCGAATTTCGGCACAAGGTCACGCAACACTTCGATGTTCGGAGCCTGCAACACAAACTGCACCGGGAGGCCACCGCGCTGCGTACTGATGCTCTGCGGTTCAAATACCATCACGCGCAAATCCGGGTATTCGTTACCGAGCACCTGAATCACACGGGCGATTTCGCTCTGCGGACGGCGGGCTTTCTTGTCGTCGTTCAAGAACAAACGCATTCTCGAGTTGCCAGCATTCCAAGCACCCGCCTGGAATTCCGTATATTCGTTCGAGTCAAGAATAGAAATCACCTCGTCAGCAAACTCGTCCGCCATTCGTTTCGTTCTTGCAAGGTTCACGCCTTCGGGCATGCTCATGTTCACCATCACGGCATTAGAGTCTTCAGTCGGCGCCATTTCGCTACTCATGTTATTGAAGCAGAAATACGCTGCCACAAACAGAGCCGCCACAATCGGGAACAACAGAAAACGCAACCGAAGGAATCCGCCCAACAAGCGGGAATAAAGTCCGTTGAAGCCTTCAAAGAACGGTTCTGTAATGCGGAAAAACCATCCCTGTTTCTGGCGTTTCAAGAATTTCGAACAAAGCATCGGCGAAAGAGTTAAAGCGCACAAAGTCGAAAGGAACACCGTTCCAATCATCACCGCCACGAATTCACGGAACAAAAGCCCCGTCGTGCCCCCCAACGCAAGGACAGGCACAAATACGGTCATAAGCACAATCGAAGTCGCAATCACAGCAAAGAAGATTTCATTAGTTCCAGCCACAGCAGCCTGCTTCGGTGTCATGCCATTTTCAATCTTGTGGTAAATGTTTTCCACAATCACAATGGCATCATCCACTACAAGACCAATTGCAAGTACCATCGCCAAAAGCGTAAGCACGTTGATACTGAACCCGCAAAGGTAAAGCACAAAGAAACTACCAATCACAGATACAGGCACAACAACCATCGGGATAAACGTTGTGCGGCCTTCGCGGAGGAACGCAAAGATAATTGCAATCACGAGCACAAATGCAATAAAGATGGTCTCCACCACTTCCTTGATAGAAGCGCGAATGTTAATCGATGTATCGCGGCCATAAAGCAGTTCTACGCTTTCGGGAATTTCACGGCGGATATCTTCGACGCGCTTGTAGAATTCGTTTGCAATTTCGACATGGTTACTGCCCGGCTGCGCCATGAGTGCAAGCGTAATGGAATTCTTGCCGTTACGTCTAAAACCTGTACGCGTATCTTTCGGTTCGTAATGGATGTCCGCCACATCAGAAATGCGAACGACGGTTCCATCTTCAGCCGTTCTCACCGCAATGTTGCCAAACGATTTCGGATCGATAACTCGGCCAAGCGTACGGATAGAAAGTGTCGTTTCGCTACCTTCAATCGAACCAGACGGAAGTTCCAAATTTCCTTGTTTCAAAGCTGCCGCCATTTGCGCACCCGAGACCCCCAGAGCCTGCATACGGATGGGGTCAATCCAAAGGCGCACTACCGGACGTTTTTCGCCCCAAATAGCCACTTCAGAAACACCGTTAATAGTCTGCAAGCGTTCCTTCACGTGGTTGTTTGCAATTTCAGAAACTTCCATCGGGTCGAGCTTATCGCTCACAAGGCTCACCATCAAAATCGGGTCGCTATCGCTATCGGACTTGTAGACCGTCGGTTCATCGACATCGTCCGGCAAACGGCGACGCACACGGCTCACGCGGTCGCGGATTTCGTTTGCAGCCGCTTCCAAGTCCATGCCCGTTTCAAATTCAATGCTGATGTAAGAGAATCCATCGCGGCTTGTAGAAGTGAGAGCCTTGATACCTGATGCACTGTTGATGGAAGCTTCCAAAATTTCAGTCACTTCGGCTTCCACGACTGCAGCGTTTGCGCCGGGGTAAGAAGTACGCACCTGAATCAAAGGATAGTCGACGTTCGGGTATTCACGAATACCGAGTGAAGTCAAGCCAAAAAAGCCAAGCAACAGGATGACAAGCGCCATCACTGTCATAAGCACCGGGCGACGAACAGAGAGTTGGCTAACGCTCATTACTCCACCTCGTAATTAATCGAGTGACGGAGTCCCTTAATCTTGACATCAGCGCCCGGACGCAAGCTCACAATGCCGGAAACAATCACCGTATCGCCAACATCAAGGCCCGAAAGCACCTGCACAGACATCGGCGTGCGAAGTCCCGTCGTGACATGCTTGATTTTAGCCTTGCCGCCCTGGCTCACAAACACGTAAGCGCCTTCCCTGTCGAGAATCATCGCTTCGGACGGAATCGTAAAGCTCTGCACGTTGCTTGCTTCCATCGCGACATTCACGCTCACAAAGCTACCAGCAATGAGTTCGCCCTTTGCGTTATCGACATCGACCATCACGCGACGAGTGCGGCTGCTCTCAGAAATCACGGCATCTAGCGCAGATACAACGCCTTGCTTTTCGACATTGCGTTCAGCATCCTTGAGTACAATCTTATCGCCCACCTTAATGACAGAAGCGTAACGTTGCGGAAGCGCAAACTTTGCCTTGAGGCGATTGACCTCGCTGAGTTCTGCAATCGGCGTCCCAGAATTGAGCCAGGCGCCCACAGAAACATCCACAAATCCAAGTTTGCCGCTAAACGGTGCACGCACTTCGGTTTTTGCAAGTTGAGCGCGAATCAGCTCAACACTAGCCTGAGCAGACTTGAGCGAAGCTTCTGCTGATTCCAAGTCCTGCTTTGTAGCTCCGTTCTTTTCAAAAAGACCGCGGACACGCTGTTCCTTTTGTTCAGCAAGCATCTTGTTCGATTCAGCCTGTTTAAGCTGTGCACGGAGTTCGGAATCGTCAATTTTAGCAAGGAGCGCTCCCTTCTTGACCACAGCGCCGTCCTTTGCAGTAAGGCTCACCAAGCGGCCAGAAGTCGCCGCCGAAAGCGAAACGCTGTTCTTTGGCACGAGAGTCGCCATCGTCTGGAAATTCTTGCCTTGCGATGAAAGCTCGGCCACATAACCTTCGACATTCAGCACGCGCTGAGCGCCACCCTTTTTACCCCCATTGCCTTTGCCACCAGGAGCACCCTTGGCGGAATCGTCTTTACTACCACAAGCAACAAGAAAAAGAGAAGATAAGGCTATTAGAAGAAGGTGTTTCATATTTTAGTTAGCGGCAGCGCCGCAGTTGGTAGAACTTAAAATTCAGTATTTAGATGATTAACGCTGAAAAAAAGTTGCATAAAAAAGGAGATTCCCGCACTGAGGCGGGAATGACAAATTTAAAACTTCACATTCATGAAGAGCGCTCCGCCGTCCTGATAAAATTCAGGTTCGAACTGCACTCGGCTGGAGAACGACTTGGTCGAAGTCGCACGGTAAATACGCACTGCATCGAGCATAGAAACCACACGATTCAAAATCAACGCACCCACAGAAACCTGGAACACAATACGGCTTACACGATAATGACGCATGCGACTTTTAAATTCTTCGATATGCTCAGTCGATTCCGGATTGTCGGAGCTCCCCCAATCCCACTGGATATCATTTGAAAATTCCTCGTCGACTTTTTTGCCCGAGCGGATCATCGCCTGATTGTAATCTTCGTTCATGTCCGGCGAAGAATTCTGACCAAATACGCCAGAACGGCTACGATAGGAACCGACCGTGTTAAGGAGCGATACATTCTTGTTGCCCGTCAACCCGGCATGACGAACGGCGTAATTATGGGCAGACGTCACATAGCGGTCCCCAACCACGTAAGAACCGATAGCGGTTACCCACAAGGCAAGATCCGTCCAAACGAACGGACGCACAAATTTCTGTTCGCCCAAGTAAAGTTCGCCCATGCCCGGCAAAAGCGCCGAAGCGCCGACCGCCAAGAACACGTTCTTATCACTGTTCTTGTAAACGTTTTGGTCAACGCTCACCACAATCTGCGAGAACGCAGCGACTGACGCAAGCAGTATGGCAAGAATAATGCGCATTAGAATCCCCAGTTTGCACGGACAGACCAACCGAAGGAATCCTTGAACGACACGCCGCTATCGAAATGCAAGCGATCGTACCAAGAAACATCCTCTTCATAGAGGACCTTGTTATGCGCATTTGCAGTAAGGGCAGCATCAACTGCAGAGACGATATGGTTCAAGATGAGGCCACCAATGAACCACACCTGCATGTCAGCGTAATCGTTGGCATCGCGGCGCATGGAGCGGTACTTGTCCAAACGTTCGGATTCACCCAGCGAAACCACTTCGGAACTTTCATCTTCGAGATTAAGATTATCGATTACAGTTCCACCATCCTTAACGTCATCCCAACCGCGCACATAAACACCTTCTGAAATCAGCTGGAACAATTCAGATTCGTTGGCAAAAGATTTTTTGAAATCGCCCATTTCGTCAGCAAGCTTTTTGTTCTTGTCATTAAACTTGTTGTAGTGCTGTTCATCGCCAGCAAACAATTCAGTTTCTTGATAGCACTTGGCCGTGGAAGCATCGCCATAGATAGATTCGCAGAACGACTTGCGAGAGCCCATATAGCGGCTACGGAAGGTCGAAGGATAAAGCGAGCCACCGGCATTGTAAAGATCACGCATAGCGCGTTCATAACGGCCAATCGAATAATGTTCCTTTGCGAACTTCTTGTACTTATCGACCTGCTGATTATACTTGTAAATGGAGAAGTAGCCCCAGCCACTCCACATGAACACTTCCAAAGCGATGTAGACGCCACCGCGAACATAAGTCGAAGTATTGCCGCCCACATACATCTGGCCTGCACCCGGCACTAAAAGCGAAAGGAACAAAGCCTTACGCGGGTTCTTGTAGCGGCCCTTCATTTCGTCAATACCATTAACCTTGGAAACCTTTACCGGTCCAAGCAATTCACGACGGCTCATGCTATTAGACGAAGCCGCGACAGAGCTGCTGCTCAAGTTTGTAAGCCCGGCGGCCTGAGCCTGAGCTAAAGAATCGGCCTTTCGTGTAGAATCGGCAATAGCACGTACCCTTTCGGCTTCTGCAATAGCGGCCTCGCGCATCAGGGAATCGCGTGTTGCAGAATCAAGAACAGATGTATCGACAGCCGTTACAGCCGGAGTAACATCAACAGCCGAAGACATCGCCTCTGCAACAGAAGAACTCGAGACGACAACCTCCACAGACGAAGAACTTATGGCCGCAGAACTTACCGGGACGTTCACAATTACAGAAGAAGAGCTCACCTGAACCGCTGAACTCAACGGCGCAACAGAGGAACTCGAAACAGCGACGCTGCTCGAAGACTTAGCCTTGGACTTTTTGGAAGCGGAACTAGCCGGAGCCTTGGCAGAAGAACTTACCGGAACAACCGCAGCAGAACTTGCAGGGGCCGCGGGAGCTTTTGCTTCTGGAGCGGCGGGAGTAGCCGGAGCACCAGCTTCTTGTTCAAATTCAGCGAATAGGTCTCGGACCTGGGCGAAAGAAACCTGGGCGAGAGACAGACCTAAAAATAAGGGTAAAAGAGCAAACTTGCGCATATGCTTCTAAAATAGCAAAAAATGTTGTCAAAATTAAAAGCCTCGGACACAAATCCGAGACTTTCATCAACAAAAGTTGCGTTTAAAGTTATTTGACGCGAACGCGCTGTGCCGATGTTCCGATGCGAACCATGTAAATGCCAGTATTCGGAACCGGGATTTCAAAGTTCGAGGATTCGACAACGCCCTTACGGACAA
It encodes the following:
- a CDS encoding DNA-processing protein DprA; translation: METNLLYNEPYRELFRDNYPLLLGASKFCPKRLFCKGTLPSADKIGIAMVGTRRPTASAEELCRRLVASLKGTNAIVISGLAQGIDCYCHKAALEAGIPTIAVLAQGLDAKIDGERATIAERILQAGGALLSEYESDTPAYKGNFIARNRIISGLSQATLVVQSRQKGGALLTAQFCLDEDKPLLAIPGNFDCDLYSGTNALLDSGRAKPVFIPESLRSVAGVPFLEGAKIEQLTTCGVQLSSAAQKVFDRFNGFRKTFSELQEDFDFKAPELLAILTELEISGLVTSKDNFQFYFNGA
- a CDS encoding septum formation initiator family protein; translated protein: MHIRLIIGIATSITFAFLVFHLLFGKNSIPEQRRIAKEIKLYQMQIDSLAKVIEERDELIQKLKTDSLYKEEILRTRYGMSRENEKVFQLVK
- a CDS encoding efflux RND transporter permease subunit encodes the protein MSVSQLSVRRPVLMTVMALVILLLGFFGLTSLGIREYPNVDYPLIQVRTSYPGANAAVVEAEVTEILEASINSASGIKALTSTSRDGFSYISIEFETGMDLEAAANEIRDRVSRVRRRLPDDVDEPTVYKSDSDSDPILMVSLVSDKLDPMEVSEIANNHVKERLQTINGVSEVAIWGEKRPVVRLWIDPIRMQALGVSGAQMAAALKQGNLELPSGSIEGSETTLSIRTLGRVIDPKSFGNIAVRTAEDGTVVRISDVADIHYEPKDTRTGFRRNGKNSITLALMAQPGSNHVEIANEFYKRVEDIRREIPESVELLYGRDTSINIRASIKEVVETIFIAFVLVIAIIFAFLREGRTTFIPMVVVPVSVIGSFFVLYLCGFSINVLTLLAMVLAIGLVVDDAIVIVENIYHKIENGMTPKQAAVAGTNEIFFAVIATSIVLMTVFVPVLALGGTTGLLFREFVAVMIGTVFLSTLCALTLSPMLCSKFLKRQKQGWFFRITEPFFEGFNGLYSRLLGGFLRLRFLLFPIVAALFVAAYFCFNNMSSEMAPTEDSNAVMVNMSMPEGVNLARTKRMADEFADEVISILDSNEYTEFQAGAWNAGNSRMRLFLNDDKKARRPQSEIARVIQVLGNEYPDLRVMVFEPQSISTQRGGLPVQFVLQAPNIEVLRDLVPKFEEAASKSPVFSVVNSNLRFTKPELHIEILRDKANEEGVSVNDIAQAVQLAISDQTYGDYYKDGRQYDIIGAVGYQYRDTPENLSMLTVKNGKGELVSLDNFITYKEQSASPSLPRYNRFSAATIQAGLVPGKTIGDGVEEMRRIAKKLLKDYPSVSTTLSGSSKEFEESSSGLYVVFMLALALVFLVLAGQFESFRAPFVIFFTVPLALSGALVSLFVTGQTLNIFSEIALILLIALVTKNGILIVEFANQIAENTGCSKLEAARMAAERRFRPILMTSLSTVLGAVPLILTGTPSRIAMGVAIVGGLTFATFMTLFIVPAAYSFFAGKVESVRSDASKMA
- a CDS encoding efflux RND transporter periplasmic adaptor subunit gives rise to the protein MKHLLLIALSSLFLVACGSKDDSAKGAPGGKGNGGKKGGAQRVLNVEGYVAELSSQGKNFQTMATLVPKNSVSLSAATSGRLVSLTAKDGAVVKKGALLAKIDDSELRAQLKQAESNKMLAEQKEQRVRGLFEKNGATKQDLESAEASLKSAQASVELIRAQLAKTEVRAPFSGKLGFVDVSVGAWLNSGTPIAELSEVNRLKAKFALPQRYASVIKVGDKIVLKDAERNVEKQGVVSALDAVISESSRTRRVMVDVDNAKGELIAGSFVSVNVAMEASNVQSFTIPSEAMILDREGAYVFVSQGGKAKIKHVTTGLRTPMSVQVLSGLDVGDTVIVSGIVSLRPGADVKIKGLRHSINYEVE